In Balaenoptera acutorostrata chromosome 19, mBalAcu1.1, whole genome shotgun sequence, the following proteins share a genomic window:
- the KLC3 gene encoding kinesin light chain 3: MSVKVAAPGSMGLGPEHLSPEELVRQTRQVVQGLEALRAEHRGLAGHLAEALAGQGPVAGLQLLEEKQEVVSHSLEAIELGLGEAQVLLALSAHVGALEAEKQRLRAQARRLAQENAWLWEELGETQQRLRASEEAVAQLEEEKSHLEFLGQLRQYDSPAESQQPESPHRQDSLASLFPSEEEERKGPEAAGAISAQQGGYEIPARLRTLHNLVLQYAGQGRYEVAAPLCRQALEDLERSSGHCHPDVATMLNILALVYRDQNKYKEATDLLHDALQIREQTLGREHPAVAATLNNLAVLYGKRGRYQEAEPLCQRALEIREKVLGASHPDVAKQLNNLALLCQNQGKFEEVERHYARALSIYTALGGPHDPNVAKTKNNLASAYLKQNKYQQAEELYKEILSREALPAPLGAPNTGTAGDAEQQTLRRSSSFSKLRESIRRGSEKLVSRLRGEGAVGAAEMKRAVSLNMLNVDGTRAAGNQFPSRHLSEASRTLSASTQDLGPR, translated from the exons ATGTCCGTGAAGGTGGCGGCCCCGGGAAGCATGGGGCTGGGCCCGGAACACCTGAGCCCTGAGGAGCTGGTGCGACAGACGCGACAAGTGGTACAGGGGCTGGAGGCCCTGCGGGCAGAGCACCGGGGCCTGGCCGGGCACCTGGCGGAGGCCCTGGCGGGACAGGGCCCGGTGGCTGGCCTGCAACTGCTGGAAGAAAAGCAGGAGGTGGTGAGCCACTCACTGGAGGCCATCGAGCTGGGGCTGGGTGAGGCCCAG GTGCTGCTGGCCCTGTCGGCACACGTGGGCGCGCTCGAGGCTGAGAAGCAGCGGCTGCGAGCGCAGGCCCGGCGGCTGGCCCAGGAGAACGCGTGGCTGTGGGAAGAGCTGGGGGAGACGCAGCAGCGCCTGCGGGCCAGCGAGGAGGCAGTGGCCcagctggaggaggagaagagcCACCTGGAGTTCCTGGGGCAGCTGCGGCAGTATGACTCGCCTGCGGAGAGCCAG CAGCCCGAGTCCCCCCATCGGCAGGACAGCCTGGCCTCCCTGTTCCCcagtgaggaggaggagaggaaag GTCCCGAGGCAGCGGGGGCCATCTCTGCTCAGCAGGGTGGCTACGAGATCCCGGCCCGCCTTCGGACCCTGCACAACCTCGTGCTCCAGTACGCGGGGCAGGGCCGCTACGAGGTGGCGGCACCCCTGTGCCGCCAGGCCTTGGAGGATCTGGAGCGGAGCTCGGGCCACTGCCACCCTGACGTGGCCACCATGCTCAACATCCTGGCGCTGGTGTACCG GGACCAGAACAAGTACAAAGAGGCCACAGACCTTCTCCATGACGCCCTGCAGATCCGGGAGCAGACGCTGGGCCGGGAGCACCCCGCG GTGGCCGCCACCCTCAACAACCTGGCTGTCCTCTACGGGAAGCGTGGGCGTTACCAGGAGGCGGAGCCCCTGTGCCAGCGGGCCCTGGAGATCCGTGAGAAG GTCCTGGGTGCTAGCCACCCGGACGTGGCCAAGCAGCTCAACAACCTGGCCCTGCTGTGCCAGAACCAGGGCAAGTTCGAGGAGGTGGAGCGGCACTACGCCCGGGCCCTGAGCATTTACACGGCCCTCGGTGGGCCTCACGACCCCAACGTGGCCAAGACCAAGAACAACCTG GCCTCAGCCTACCTGAAACAGAACAAGTACCAGCAGGCGGAGGAACTGTACAAAGAAATCCTCAGCAGGGAGGCCCTGCCCGCCCCTCTCG GAGCCCCCAACACAGGCACAGCTGGTGACGCAGAACAGCAG ACCCTTCGTCGGAGCAGCTCATTCTCCAAGCTCCGAGAGTCCATCCGGCGGGGAAGCGAGAAGCTGGTCTCCCGGCTCCGAGGCGAGGGGGCGGTGGGGGCAGCTGA GATGAAGAGAGCCGTGTCACTCAACATGCTGAACGTGGATGGTACCAGGGCTGCTGGGAACCAG TTCCCCAGCCGGCACCTGAGCGAGGCCTCTCGGACCCTCAGCGCCAGCACCCAGGACCTGGGCCCCCGCTGA